One Camelina sativa cultivar DH55 chromosome 3, Cs, whole genome shotgun sequence genomic window carries:
- the LOC104764527 gene encoding 1-aminocyclopropane-1-carboxylate oxidase homolog 3-like: METTNIASFDRASELKAFDEMKTGVKGLVDAGVSKIPRIFHHPSATLSNPKPLSSDLLHLKTIPTIDLGGRVFEDVTKRKNAVEGIKKAAAKWGFFQVINHGVSLDLLEKVKDGVRDFHDQSPEVRKGLYSRDFSRRFLYLSNFHLFSSPSTSWRDTLACTMAPNPPKPHDLPEIRGDVMLEYSKQVMVLGEFLFELLSEALGLNPYHLKDMDCSKGLIMLSHYYPPCPEPDLTLGTSQHSDISFLTVLLPDQIEGLQVRREGYWFDVHHVPGALVINIGDLLQLITNDKFISLEHRVLANRATRARVSVACFFTTGVRPDPRVYGPITELVSEENPPKYREITIREYTTYSNAKGLDGTSALLHLKI, encoded by the exons atGGAGACGACGAATATTGCTTCATTCGATCGTGCCAGTGAGCTGAAAGCTTTCGATGAGATGAAAACGGGTGTGAAAGGACTCGTCGACGCCGGGGTTTCAAAGATTCCACGCATCTTCCATCACCCATCTGCCACATTATCAAACCCTAAACCACTTTCCTCTGACTTGCTACATCTCAAGACTATCCCAACGATCGATCTCGGGGGACGGGTGTTCGAGGACGTGACCAAGCGCAAGAACGCGGTTGAAGGGATAAAAAAAGCAGCAGCCAAGTGGGGTTTCTTTCAAGTGATTAACCATGGAGTTTCGCTTGATCTTCTTGAGAAGGTAAAAGATGGAGTTCGTGACTTTCACGACCAGTCCCCTGAAGTGAGGAAAGGTTTATACAGCCGAGATTTCAGCAGAAGGTTTCTGTATTTAAGTAATTTCCATCTCTTCAGTTCCCCATCTACAAGTTGGAGAGACACTTTGGCTTGTACCATGGCTCCAAATCCTCCGAAACCACATGATCTGCCAGAGATTCGTGG GGATGTTATGCTGGAATACTCAAAGCAAGTGATGGTTTTGGGTGAATTTCTCTTTGAGCTTTTATCAGAAGCATTAGGGTTGAACCCTTATCATCTCAAGGACATGGATTGCTCCAAGGGTCTGATCATGCTCTCCCATTACTACCCACCCTGTCCAGAGCCTGACCTAACTTTAGGCACAAGTCAGCACTCCGATATCTCTTTTCTTACCGTCCTTCTTCCAGACCAGATCGAAGGGCTCCAGGTTCGTCGTGAAGGGTACTGGTTCGATGTTCATCATGTTCCTGGCGCTCTCGTCATCAACATCGGGGACCTCTTACAG CTTATAACAAACGACAAATTCATCAGTTTGGAGCATAGAGTATTGGCGAACAGAGCCACAAGAGCTCGAGTCTCTGTGGCATGTTTCTTTACCACCGGCGTAAGACCGGATCCTAGAGTGTACGGACCGATTACAGAGCTTGTGTCTGAAGAAAACCCTCCAAAGTACAGAGAGATCACCAT